Proteins from one Nyctibius grandis isolate bNycGra1 chromosome 2, bNycGra1.pri, whole genome shotgun sequence genomic window:
- the LOC137677905 gene encoding T-lymphocyte activation antigen CD80-like: MACLPAALPALALRRWLGLGLVVLLCLSLGYALEKKVVKSKVGENVGLPCCHEIPSSESLHNYRVYWQKNTTEVVLAYAEGKKICKHKRYENRTEMGTRNLTLWISPVEILDNGPYQCVVQHLRFSQNSIVLCDEPVTLFVTADFSKPNITAEVSANSCESTEMVVRCSSHGGFPKSTISGALNNISVVWNVTWVSESSLSLYNVTGELWLNVTEDVIFTCSIENNGFAKSTSLLLKKTNDCVAPAVPPPYNVIAASSIIIVVFLLAITLAARYLARHVCSHCCKPQDSVEEGVKECMKPPVSYKVTSETSSL, from the exons GCTATGCACTGGAGAAGAAAGTAGTCAAAAGCAAAGTGGGGGAAAACGTTGGCCTGCCTTGTTGTCACGAAATTCCCAGCTCGGAAAGCCTACATAATTACCGGGTCTACTGGCAGAAGAACACCACAGAGGTAGTGCTTGCCTATGCAGAGGGGAAGAAGATCTGCAAGCACAAGCGGTACGAGAACCGGACAGAGATGGGCACCAGGAACCTCACCCTGTGGATCTCCCCTGTGGAAATCCTGGACAATGGCCCTTACCAGTGTGTAGTTCAGCACCTCAGATTTTCACAGAACTCAATTGTTTTGTGTGATGAGCCTGTCACCCTCTTTGTTACAG CTGACTTCAGTAAGCCGAACATAACAGCAGAAGTATCCGCTAATTCTTGTGAATCAACTGAGATGGTGGTAAGATGTTCTTCTCATGGAGGTTTCCCCAAATCCACAATCTCTGGAGCCCTCAACAACATCTCTGTGGTGTGGAATGTCACCTGGGTGTCCGAGTCCAGCCTCAGCCTGTACAACGTCACTGGTGAACTGTGGCTCAACGTGACCGAAGATGTCATATTCACTTGCTCCATTGAAAACAATGGCTTTGCCAAGTCCACAAGTTTGCTTCTGA AAAAAACGAATGACTGCGTTGCCCCTGCTGTACCTCCACCTTATAATGTCATTGCTGCTTCAAGTATCATCATTGTTGTCTTCCTTTTGGCTATCACCCTAGCAGCAAGATACCTCGCACGGCATG TCTGTTCTCACTGTTGTAAGCCTCAGGATTCAGTGGAAGAGGGTGTGAAAGAATGTATGAAGCCACCCGTGAGCTATAAAGTGACATCTGAAACATCATCTCTATGA